The genomic segment GGGTTATTACCTGGTAAAGGTCCAGACCGAGAAAGGCCGCAAGCTGGTCGAACGCTACGGAGACCTCTTCGGCGCTGAAGACGGCGACGCGGAAGCCGCGATAAAGGCTTTCCGGGAAAACGCGGGAACCGCGAAGAAGGAACCGCTGCTCGAGAGCGCTCGAGCCGGCCTTGAGAAGTCCTTCGAGCACGCCGACTGGGAGATACTGGCGAGCACCTGCATCGGCTGCGGGATATGTACGTACTCCTGCCCGACTTGCCACTGCTTCGACATCCAGGACGAGGGCGGCAGCGTCGCAGGGCGCCGCCTGCGTACGTGGGACCACTGCACGGGGAGGACCTTCACCGCCATGCCGGCGCACCAACCACGCGACCGCCAATACAAGCGCTACCGGCAGCGACTCCTCCACAAGTTCTGGTATTACCCGGAGCGGTTCGGGCCGCTCCTCTGCACCGGTTGCGGCCGCTGCATAACGTACTGCCCGGTGAAAATTAACATCAAAGAACTGGTCGAATATTTCGGCGGCCTGAAGAACACGCCGCCGGGCGGCGCGCGCCATGGGAAATAACTCCGAGCGTCTATACGTCCCGCGGCTCGTCCGCGTGGCCGCCGTCGACGACGAGACGCCGACTACGAAGACGTTCCAACTCG from the bacterium genome contains:
- a CDS encoding 4Fe-4S dicluster domain-containing protein, which translates into the protein MAAEYYRLNKDRVAELFERARADYDVVAKTRDANGNLVYGRPAAFGDVAFVDEQPPMSAKAFALPQNETLVRYERVDDKIRAEGPEAEARDVLLFGVNMCDAAAFGIIDRVFEWDYLDDPYLGRRAGTTLFALACSALQQDCFCDRISYAEDGVDAVAYPLEGYYLVKVQTEKGRKLVERYGDLFGAEDGDAEAAIKAFRENAGTAKKEPLLESARAGLEKSFEHADWEILASTCIGCGICTYSCPTCHCFDIQDEGGSVAGRRLRTWDHCTGRTFTAMPAHQPRDRQYKRYRQRLLHKFWYYPERFGPLLCTGCGRCITYCPVKINIKELVEYFGGLKNTPPGGARHGK